The following proteins are encoded in a genomic region of Desulfosporosinus youngiae DSM 17734:
- a CDS encoding LysR family transcriptional regulator: MRINDLKLLIELSKSRSITLSAEKMHISQQGLSQIITRMEQELNVTLFHRSRQGTTITEAGQKTIRKAKEIVETYEELKAELELLAQQQTSPVSGDLTLFHSHNSGTAVLPRALKLFKSNYPKVNLSLKESSPSETIAAIKKDPAVAGLINFPEAYYQDPQNRVLYTYPELAYKELLRDDLILCIPKTWALSKQQTASAQEMVKLPMVYFATKQYSEIVSLIFQEVHQSPKVFLKTLNNELFRQTIIDGLAMGLISALELSDHRLLKECTVQSPLRLKLVYTWVSSAHSPMSIAAQKFLNSLELSCQTTGE; this comes from the coding sequence ATGCGTATCAACGATTTAAAACTCCTGATTGAATTGTCCAAGTCTCGGTCGATTACGCTGTCGGCTGAGAAAATGCATATTTCTCAGCAAGGTCTGAGCCAAATAATTACACGGATGGAGCAAGAGCTTAATGTTACATTATTTCATCGCAGCCGGCAGGGAACAACCATAACAGAGGCCGGCCAAAAGACCATCCGCAAAGCAAAGGAGATCGTTGAAACCTATGAGGAACTTAAGGCCGAGCTGGAACTGCTTGCTCAGCAGCAAACCTCACCGGTCAGCGGAGATCTGACCCTTTTTCATTCCCATAATTCCGGTACGGCAGTTTTACCCAGAGCTTTGAAACTATTTAAGTCAAACTATCCGAAGGTTAATTTGTCTTTGAAAGAGAGCTCGCCTTCAGAAACCATTGCCGCTATTAAGAAAGATCCTGCAGTGGCAGGTCTCATAAATTTTCCTGAAGCTTATTATCAAGATCCTCAAAACCGGGTTTTGTATACCTATCCTGAGTTAGCCTATAAAGAGCTTTTGCGCGATGATCTGATCCTCTGTATTCCAAAAACCTGGGCACTGAGCAAACAGCAGACGGCTTCTGCCCAGGAAATGGTCAAGCTGCCTATGGTCTATTTCGCAACAAAGCAATACAGTGAGATTGTCTCTCTCATTTTTCAGGAGGTCCATCAATCACCTAAGGTATTTTTAAAAACCCTTAATAATGAGTTATTCCGTCAGACAATCATTGACGGTCTGGCTATGGGGCTTATTTCTGCGCTTGAACTGAGTGATCACCGGCTTTTAAAAGAATGCACCGTTCAGTCCCCTCTGCGCTTAAAGCTTGTCTATACCTGGGTAAGTTCGGCTCACAGCCCTATGTCAATTGCTGCCCAAAAGTTTTTAAACTCTCTGGAACTCTCCTGCCAGACAACGGGCGAGTAA
- a CDS encoding thioredoxin family protein, whose translation MSLPLLNAEQFEELIYDKGESCLVIFSRKSCHVCQGVVPILEDLKPQFEGRFGFYYVDVEEEKALYQRFSLKGVPQILFFKNGEYQGKLAGAVEEEDVEERITDVLNSES comes from the coding sequence ATGTCCTTACCGCTATTAAATGCTGAGCAGTTCGAAGAGCTTATTTATGATAAGGGTGAGTCCTGCTTGGTTATCTTTTCCAGAAAAAGCTGTCATGTCTGTCAGGGAGTCGTACCTATCTTAGAAGACTTAAAACCGCAATTTGAAGGTCGGTTTGGTTTTTATTATGTCGATGTTGAGGAAGAGAAGGCTCTATATCAACGGTTTTCGTTAAAAGGGGTTCCGCAAATTCTCTTCTTCAAGAATGGTGAATACCAAGGCAAGTTAGCCGGTGCCGTTGAGGAAGAGGATGTCGAGGAAAGAATCACTGACGTGCTGAATTCAGAATCATGA
- a CDS encoding heavy metal translocating P-type ATPase yields the protein MDRWKVEIVHSLPGRVRVKIRGLKNNPQFTGLLENTIKFNRHISIFKANSLTGRALIIFDAQEIPTNQLIDDINQVVAKIAGKLMPDRGRRKETPCQGTSNLKSISEPEDLAIKTQFIQVVGTGVFLACLVLKRLLWGKSFMSASSKVQGLAAATTIVTGYPILRSGLESLMNKKKLNNDFLISAATIVSLLLKESVTGLVVVWLVNLSTLFQTLTLEKSRKAIKDMLQGKEEIAWLEVDGTLISVPIESLEKGDIIGSHLGEKIPVDGEVISGQAAVSQAIITGESMPIPKKAGDKVFAGSIVEQGELRIRAEKVGEDTSVARIIDLVEKASEVRAPIENLADRYADRIVPLSFGLAALVYLLTKDFKRSMTMLIVACPCAAGLATPTAISAAMGNSAKKGILIKGGCHLEKVGKAEVVLFDKTGTLTEGKPSVRKIIPLQNTVSEERLLQLAASVEVHTNHPLAKAIVQHASALEIPLLEVTDKEVIIGQGIKGLHKDKLILVGNEQLMLEHNVNMAKGNVMASTLNILGQTALYVAQGKILLGIIGVSDKLRQESYSAIKKLRLEGIETIGLITGDCAETGQIVGKELGLDQIWTQTLPEEKVRIVENFQETSKVVIMVGEGINDSPALAKADVGIAMGTGGTDVAIETADVVLANDNPEKVAYLVNLSNHTMQVVKQNFGFAVGINALGLVLGAGKLISPLTAAILHNLSTFGVVLNSSRLLNYNNLKKGRRRDVRHQSIRGSTKINNGSIKAKSGFKLRN from the coding sequence GTGGATCGGTGGAAAGTAGAAATTGTTCATTCCTTGCCTGGCAGGGTGAGAGTAAAGATAAGGGGACTAAAGAATAATCCTCAATTCACCGGCTTATTGGAAAATACGATAAAATTTAACCGGCACATATCAATATTTAAGGCTAACTCCCTCACTGGGAGGGCCTTAATTATTTTTGATGCGCAGGAAATACCAACCAATCAACTAATTGATGACATCAATCAAGTTGTCGCTAAGATAGCCGGCAAATTAATGCCTGACAGGGGGAGGCGCAAAGAAACCCCTTGTCAGGGAACAAGTAACCTGAAATCTATCTCTGAACCGGAAGATCTGGCTATAAAGACGCAATTTATTCAGGTTGTGGGAACAGGAGTATTTTTGGCTTGTCTGGTATTAAAGAGGCTATTGTGGGGCAAATCCTTCATGTCCGCCTCTTCCAAGGTACAAGGTCTTGCAGCAGCAACAACCATAGTTACAGGTTATCCAATTTTACGCAGCGGACTGGAAAGTCTAATGAATAAAAAGAAGCTGAACAATGATTTTCTCATCAGCGCCGCTACCATTGTTTCCCTGCTTTTAAAAGAGAGTGTAACTGGTTTGGTAGTGGTGTGGCTGGTAAATTTGAGCACCTTGTTCCAGACGTTAACCCTGGAAAAATCACGCAAGGCTATTAAGGATATGCTCCAAGGTAAGGAAGAAATTGCCTGGCTGGAAGTGGATGGCACTTTAATTTCAGTACCTATTGAATCATTGGAAAAGGGAGATATAATAGGCAGTCATCTGGGAGAAAAAATCCCTGTTGATGGGGAAGTAATTAGTGGTCAGGCTGCCGTCAGTCAAGCTATCATTACCGGGGAATCGATGCCAATCCCTAAAAAGGCGGGGGATAAGGTCTTTGCCGGTTCAATTGTGGAACAGGGCGAATTGCGGATTAGAGCTGAAAAAGTGGGGGAGGATACATCTGTAGCCCGGATTATCGATTTAGTAGAAAAAGCCAGTGAAGTACGGGCCCCCATTGAGAACCTGGCGGATCGTTATGCCGATAGAATAGTTCCTTTGTCTTTTGGGCTGGCTGCTTTAGTGTATCTGTTAACCAAAGATTTCAAAAGAAGTATGACGATGTTGATAGTGGCCTGTCCCTGTGCCGCAGGTTTGGCTACTCCTACTGCCATCAGCGCCGCTATGGGGAATTCGGCTAAAAAGGGCATTTTGATCAAAGGCGGGTGCCACCTGGAGAAAGTCGGTAAGGCGGAGGTGGTTTTATTCGATAAAACGGGCACTCTTACTGAAGGCAAGCCATCTGTGCGGAAGATAATTCCTTTGCAAAATACTGTGTCTGAAGAGAGATTGCTGCAATTAGCTGCTTCTGTGGAAGTTCATACGAATCATCCTTTAGCAAAAGCAATTGTGCAGCATGCCTCGGCTTTAGAAATACCGTTGTTAGAAGTCACAGATAAGGAAGTCATAATTGGTCAAGGGATCAAAGGCCTGCACAAAGATAAGCTCATTTTAGTAGGCAATGAACAGTTGATGCTTGAACACAATGTAAATATGGCAAAAGGCAACGTAATGGCTTCCACCCTGAATATATTAGGTCAGACTGCTTTGTATGTAGCTCAAGGCAAGATACTGCTGGGTATCATTGGGGTTTCAGACAAGCTGAGACAGGAAAGTTATAGCGCTATAAAGAAACTGCGGCTGGAAGGTATCGAAACTATTGGTCTGATTACCGGCGACTGTGCTGAAACTGGTCAAATAGTTGGCAAGGAACTTGGCTTAGACCAAATCTGGACTCAGACCTTACCTGAAGAAAAGGTTCGGATTGTGGAAAACTTCCAAGAAACATCCAAGGTTGTAATCATGGTAGGGGAAGGGATTAATGATTCTCCCGCCTTGGCTAAAGCCGATGTGGGAATTGCCATGGGTACAGGCGGAACGGATGTGGCAATCGAGACAGCGGATGTAGTTTTGGCTAATGATAACCCTGAAAAGGTCGCCTACCTGGTTAATTTGAGCAATCACACTATGCAGGTGGTCAAGCAAAATTTCGGATTTGCTGTAGGAATCAATGCTCTGGGACTGGTATTAGGGGCAGGCAAGCTCATTTCCCCGCTTACAGCCGCCATTTTGCACAATTTAAGTACCTTTGGAGTAGTTCTGAATTCTTCACGACTCTTGAACTATAATAATTTGAAGAAAGGACGAAGGCGAGATGTCAGACATCAAAGCATTAGAGGATCAACTAAAATCAATAATGGTTCAATTAAAGCAAAGTCTGGATTTAAGCTTAGAAATTAA
- a CDS encoding ABC transporter ATP-binding protein — MQLLQISNLEQPEVLRLKNVWKTYPGGYQAVKGISFCIRRGECLGLVGESGSGKSTLARCLLALERMDEGEIWLNGRPLHKLTSAQLYQARREMQAVFQNPSGSFNSKLTIMDSLLEPIRCQNKGCPSFLGSPGMSEWKIASSLLERVHLPASYLDRYPSELSGGQKQRVAIARAISVEPSLIVLDEPTASLDVSIQAKVLNLLKDLQEELCLSYLFISHDLSAVHFMSERLTVMQRGEMVDVCEGKDLFDSR; from the coding sequence ATGCAGCTGCTTCAGATTTCTAATTTAGAGCAGCCGGAAGTGCTGCGGCTGAAAAATGTCTGGAAAACCTATCCCGGGGGTTATCAGGCGGTCAAAGGGATTTCATTCTGCATTCGGCGGGGGGAATGCCTGGGGCTGGTTGGAGAAAGCGGCAGCGGCAAAAGCACGCTGGCCCGTTGTCTGCTGGCCTTGGAACGGATGGATGAAGGGGAGATCTGGTTGAACGGCCGCCCGCTTCATAAGTTGACCTCTGCTCAGCTTTATCAGGCTCGCCGGGAAATGCAGGCGGTTTTTCAAAATCCGTCAGGTTCATTTAACAGTAAACTGACGATTATGGATTCCCTTTTGGAACCCATTCGCTGCCAGAATAAAGGTTGTCCCAGCTTTCTCGGCAGCCCAGGCATGAGTGAGTGGAAAATCGCAAGCAGCTTGCTGGAACGGGTTCACTTGCCCGCAAGTTACCTGGACCGCTATCCCAGTGAGCTGAGTGGCGGTCAAAAGCAGCGGGTTGCTATCGCCCGGGCAATCAGTGTGGAGCCTTCCCTGATTGTTTTAGACGAACCAACGGCCAGTCTGGACGTATCCATTCAGGCTAAAGTGCTTAATCTGCTGAAAGACCTCCAGGAAGAGTTGTGCCTGTCCTATCTTTTCATTTCTCATGATCTTAGTGCCGTTCACTTTATGAGCGAACGTCTGACGGTTATGCAGCGAGGAGAGATGGTGGATGTCTGTGAGGGGAAAGATCTTTTTGATAGCAGATAG
- a CDS encoding bifunctional helix-turn-helix transcriptional regulator/GNAT family N-acetyltransferase — protein MNSIYTPLVHSIRKFNRFYTNILGLLDHHMPGSEFSLSEARVLYEIGHMENCTSKKLIEELRIDSGYLSRIIKRFEKHNLTYRVKSSEDGRLYYFYLTDVGKETLSRLDDRSNQQIYQMIVQLQEQNQKRLVKGIQAIESALSRDSVFGNETINLRCELKPGDVGQLIHLHGWIYAQECGFNHVFEGYVCKTFYDFFESYSPHKDRFWFAEVDGEMIGAIAIVGHSAEKAQLRWFILHPEFRGIGLGSRLLNEAIQYCREKGYKTIFLVTTEDQKTAIKMYVKAGFKKVAAHENQAWGKDLIEQTFELNLS, from the coding sequence TTGAATTCGATATATACACCATTGGTGCACAGCATTCGAAAATTTAACCGATTTTACACGAACATACTTGGACTTTTAGATCATCATATGCCGGGCAGTGAATTCTCGTTGTCGGAAGCTCGTGTACTGTACGAAATCGGGCATATGGAGAATTGTACTTCTAAAAAATTAATTGAGGAACTAAGAATTGACTCAGGCTATCTAAGCAGGATCATAAAACGCTTCGAGAAGCACAATTTAACGTATAGGGTGAAGTCCAGTGAGGATGGCCGGTTGTATTATTTTTACCTTACTGATGTTGGAAAAGAAACGCTTTCAAGGCTGGATGACCGATCCAATCAACAAATCTATCAGATGATTGTCCAATTACAGGAGCAAAACCAAAAAAGGCTTGTCAAAGGAATCCAAGCAATTGAAAGTGCTCTGTCAAGAGATTCTGTTTTTGGAAACGAGACGATCAACTTGCGTTGCGAGTTGAAACCTGGAGATGTGGGTCAGCTAATTCATCTGCATGGTTGGATATATGCTCAGGAATGCGGGTTTAACCATGTTTTTGAAGGCTATGTTTGTAAGACTTTCTATGACTTCTTTGAAAGCTATAGTCCGCATAAGGATAGGTTTTGGTTTGCTGAAGTTGATGGAGAGATGATAGGAGCTATTGCAATCGTCGGACATTCGGCGGAAAAAGCTCAGCTTAGATGGTTTATACTTCATCCGGAATTTCGAGGAATAGGTCTTGGCAGCAGGCTATTGAATGAAGCCATACAATACTGTAGAGAGAAGGGATATAAAACTATATTTTTGGTGACCACGGAAGACCAAAAAACAGCTATAAAAATGTACGTAAAAGCTGGATTCAAAAAAGTAGCTGCGCATGAAAATCAGGCATGGGGCAAGGATTTAATTGAACAGACCTTTGAATTGAATTTATCGTGA
- a CDS encoding ISAs1 family transposase gives MMKELFAEIERINDPRQAYKTKHKLIDIVVIVLIGMLANADTWEEIQIFAVSKQTLLRKYLDLPHGIPSHDTLQRVMALIHPEVMRQIQTAFNQMLSQEEGEALKKLINIDGKTMRGSAVNEKRPLHVVSAWCKEDGVCFGQTVVHEKENEIVAIPELLKTLTIKGSIITLDAMGTQTKIAEQIIKQKGDYVLALKENQGNLYKDVVLYFEDEEFQTKAAYTQTIEKARSQLEKRQYYQSDDLSWLPDRQKWKGLKSIGMVVKTIEKKGQIKKEKRYYISSLPLDVESMAKAVRGHWAIESMHWQLDVTFREDSNTTLDKNAALNLNILRKMCLPLLKRLDIGMRASLKGKRFAFCSDPVKYIEQFMQM, from the coding sequence ATGATGAAAGAGCTCTTTGCAGAAATCGAACGAATCAATGACCCAAGGCAAGCCTATAAAACTAAGCACAAACTGATTGATATCGTAGTCATTGTGTTGATCGGAATGTTAGCCAATGCGGATACCTGGGAGGAAATCCAAATCTTTGCTGTTTCTAAACAGACCCTTTTGAGGAAGTATCTGGACCTTCCCCATGGTATTCCTTCGCATGATACCCTCCAGCGTGTCATGGCGCTTATTCATCCGGAAGTTATGAGGCAGATACAAACGGCTTTCAACCAAATGCTAAGCCAAGAAGAAGGAGAAGCCCTTAAGAAGCTCATCAATATCGACGGAAAAACGATGCGTGGCAGTGCGGTGAATGAAAAGCGTCCTCTGCATGTCGTCTCAGCTTGGTGCAAAGAAGATGGAGTCTGTTTTGGTCAAACCGTCGTCCATGAGAAAGAGAATGAAATCGTAGCCATTCCAGAACTCCTTAAGACCTTAACGATCAAGGGATCCATTATCACTCTAGACGCGATGGGTACACAAACTAAAATTGCCGAACAAATCATTAAGCAAAAGGGAGATTATGTGTTAGCCCTCAAAGAGAATCAAGGGAATCTATACAAAGACGTAGTCTTGTATTTTGAAGATGAAGAATTCCAAACAAAAGCAGCCTATACCCAAACGATAGAAAAAGCACGAAGTCAACTAGAGAAACGCCAATATTATCAGAGTGATGATCTATCGTGGCTGCCGGATCGACAGAAATGGAAAGGTCTAAAAAGTATAGGAATGGTCGTCAAAACCATTGAAAAGAAAGGTCAAATCAAGAAAGAGAAGAGATATTATATCAGTAGTTTGCCGCTGGATGTGGAGTCGATGGCGAAAGCCGTGAGAGGACATTGGGCGATTGAAAGTATGCATTGGCAGTTGGATGTGACCTTTCGAGAAGACAGTAACACGACGTTGGATAAAAACGCGGCATTAAACCTAAACATCTTACGCAAAATGTGCCTGCCTCTTTTGAAACGATTAGACATAGGAATGAGAGCTTCGTTAAAGGGTAAACGGTTTGCTTTTTGTTCTGATCCAGTCAAATATATCGAACAATTCATGCAAATGTAG
- the trxB gene encoding thioredoxin-disulfide reductase, whose product MAGRYDLLIIGGGPAGLSAAIYGGRAKLKTLVINKGTVGGLVNTTREIVNYPGYSQISGSDLMLDFKKHAEGFGVEFLRDEVVSTDFSQETKIIKTKKGKEFAAKAVIIAGGSEPRLLNIPGEKRLRGSGVAYCATCDAEFFKGEDVVVIGSGDQAIEEGMYITKFAQKVTVIVLHDEGILDCNKISAERAFQNEKMEFVWNSTVEEVLGDESVEGVKIKNIKTGCSSELACQGVFFFVGMVPSTQYLKESGVGMDKRGYIPVGVMMETNLEGVYAAGDNRVKYLRQVVSAAGDGAAAAVAAERYIEELEAFNRSVLQSQQKVLILFFNALINESLEFCTLLEEVNGELQAAQAEGYRIVKLDIATKKNLAKKYGIEKVPSVVILDHGDEIGRLECSRDKEAVRRQLP is encoded by the coding sequence ATGGCTGGTAGGTATGATTTACTGATTATTGGCGGCGGACCCGCCGGGTTGTCCGCCGCGATTTATGGGGGGAGGGCTAAGCTTAAAACTTTGGTTATCAACAAAGGGACCGTTGGCGGCTTAGTGAATACGACCCGTGAAATTGTTAATTATCCCGGTTATTCGCAAATCAGCGGTTCTGATCTCATGCTTGACTTTAAGAAACATGCCGAAGGCTTTGGTGTGGAGTTTTTAAGAGATGAAGTTGTGAGTACCGATTTTTCTCAAGAAACTAAAATAATTAAAACCAAAAAGGGTAAGGAATTTGCTGCTAAGGCTGTGATCATTGCCGGCGGCAGTGAGCCGAGGCTCCTGAATATCCCCGGGGAAAAAAGACTCCGAGGCAGTGGGGTGGCCTATTGCGCTACCTGTGACGCGGAGTTCTTTAAAGGGGAGGACGTGGTCGTCATTGGCAGCGGGGATCAAGCCATTGAGGAAGGTATGTATATCACCAAGTTTGCCCAAAAAGTAACGGTCATCGTACTCCATGATGAAGGGATTCTGGATTGCAATAAAATCAGTGCCGAACGCGCCTTTCAAAATGAAAAAATGGAGTTTGTCTGGAACTCCACGGTGGAAGAGGTTTTGGGAGATGAGAGTGTTGAGGGAGTAAAAATTAAAAATATAAAAACAGGGTGTTCTTCAGAATTAGCCTGCCAGGGCGTCTTCTTCTTTGTCGGCATGGTTCCCTCCACTCAATATCTTAAAGAGAGTGGTGTCGGGATGGACAAGAGGGGATATATCCCCGTCGGCGTGATGATGGAAACCAATCTTGAAGGGGTTTATGCGGCCGGGGATAATCGGGTCAAATACTTGAGACAAGTGGTTTCGGCAGCCGGGGACGGGGCTGCGGCCGCCGTTGCGGCCGAGCGCTACATTGAAGAACTGGAGGCCTTTAATAGGAGCGTTCTTCAGAGTCAGCAAAAGGTTCTAATCCTCTTCTTTAATGCCTTAATCAACGAAAGTCTGGAATTTTGTACTTTATTAGAAGAAGTCAATGGTGAACTGCAGGCCGCTCAAGCCGAGGGTTACAGGATTGTCAAACTGGATATAGCCACTAAGAAGAATCTTGCTAAGAAATATGGTATAGAAAAAGTCCCTTCGGTTGTGATATTAGATCATGGTGACGAAATCGGCCGCTTAGAGTGCAGCAGGGATAAAGAAGCCGTTCGCAGGCAGTTGCCTTGA
- a CDS encoding aryl-sulfate sulfotransferase → MRSYLETEKHLITLQSESEATFLAELRSGGYTLEQPLVVENPYLINPLAAVICFKTDEETSAQITVKGKTAEGDLTHTFASAQEHVLPIYGLYDNYENTVVITLGNGKTSVVTIKTEELDVNKAHYCHTTPEYFGKDLMVVSTTTPLVESARTAGFDYAGDLRWIITNKQSWDIKKLANGRLLYTAYRTMQKPYYTVGLMEMDFCGKIYKEFRLPGGYHHDAIELENGNILAASDNDFNESVEDYVVEIDRKTGEVVKSWDLLNILPREKGNAGDWNHHDWFHNNSVWYDKATNSITMSGRHKDAIINFDYDTAKLNWIIGDPEGWGEEWQQYFFKNVTKGDFDWQYEQHAARILPNGDVFVFDNGTYRSKNEAARVSPEDNFSRGVIYRIDTAKMEIEQVWQYGKERGAEFYSPYICNVDYYNEGHYMIHSGGIATYRGKHTDGLGAMLLNKYKDEHIHLTLESITVEVENDDVKYELKVVGGNYYRARRLALYDETTNFTLGKGEFLGGFGVTPEFGLKVKFKDAGEELPAKHKLSLILEEDRLALRASFKEGSEVFLELKGEEETKFYSVPTVVHDVTAACVSFEEQSDNDFQFYVSREGLTGDFKLYLNIDNKRYDTHLSVAL, encoded by the coding sequence TTGAGGAGCTATTTAGAAACCGAAAAACATTTGATTACCCTGCAATCTGAGTCAGAAGCAACGTTTTTAGCTGAGCTTAGGTCCGGAGGCTATACTTTGGAACAGCCTTTGGTTGTCGAAAATCCCTATTTAATTAATCCCCTGGCCGCAGTTATTTGTTTTAAGACCGATGAGGAAACTTCAGCCCAAATAACAGTCAAAGGAAAAACTGCCGAAGGTGATTTGACCCATACTTTTGCCTCAGCGCAAGAACATGTATTACCGATTTACGGATTATATGACAATTACGAAAACACGGTGGTTATAACCCTGGGCAATGGAAAAACCTCAGTGGTTACAATAAAAACCGAAGAACTGGACGTCAATAAAGCTCATTATTGCCATACCACACCGGAGTATTTCGGCAAAGACCTTATGGTTGTCTCCACGACGACACCGTTAGTGGAATCCGCCAGAACGGCGGGTTTTGATTATGCAGGGGATTTAAGATGGATTATCACCAATAAACAGAGCTGGGATATTAAAAAGCTGGCTAACGGAAGACTTCTGTACACAGCCTACCGGACCATGCAAAAACCTTACTATACCGTTGGACTTATGGAAATGGACTTCTGCGGTAAAATCTATAAAGAGTTCCGGCTGCCGGGCGGCTATCACCATGATGCCATTGAGTTAGAGAACGGCAATATTTTAGCTGCCTCCGATAATGATTTTAATGAATCCGTTGAAGACTATGTGGTCGAAATTGACCGAAAAACGGGGGAAGTCGTTAAATCCTGGGATCTTCTGAATATTTTGCCCAGGGAAAAAGGGAATGCAGGGGATTGGAACCACCATGATTGGTTCCACAATAACTCTGTCTGGTATGACAAAGCCACGAATTCGATTACTATGTCCGGCAGACACAAAGATGCCATCATTAACTTCGATTATGATACGGCCAAGCTTAACTGGATCATCGGCGACCCGGAAGGCTGGGGGGAAGAGTGGCAGCAATATTTCTTCAAAAATGTAACCAAAGGTGATTTCGACTGGCAGTATGAACAACATGCGGCGAGAATTCTGCCCAATGGTGATGTTTTCGTTTTCGATAACGGAACCTATCGCTCGAAAAACGAGGCCGCCAGAGTTTCACCCGAAGACAACTTTTCCCGAGGGGTTATTTATCGAATCGACACTGCTAAAATGGAAATCGAACAGGTTTGGCAGTATGGCAAGGAAAGAGGCGCCGAATTCTATTCCCCTTATATTTGCAATGTCGATTACTACAATGAAGGACACTATATGATTCACTCCGGCGGGATTGCTACCTATAGGGGAAAACATACCGATGGTTTAGGCGCAATGCTCTTAAACAAATATAAGGATGAGCATATTCATCTGACCTTAGAATCCATCACTGTTGAGGTTGAAAATGATGACGTAAAATATGAATTGAAGGTTGTGGGCGGTAATTATTACCGGGCCAGAAGGCTTGCCCTCTATGATGAAACGACCAATTTTACCCTGGGTAAAGGAGAATTCCTCGGTGGATTTGGAGTAACGCCGGAATTTGGTTTGAAGGTTAAATTCAAAGACGCTGGAGAAGAACTGCCGGCAAAACACAAGCTATCCTTAATTCTTGAGGAAGATCGTCTGGCTCTTCGAGCAAGCTTTAAGGAAGGATCTGAAGTTTTCCTGGAATTGAAGGGTGAAGAGGAAACGAAGTTCTATTCAGTGCCCACAGTGGTTCATGATGTTACCGCAGCTTGTGTTTCCTTTGAGGAGCAAAGCGATAATGATTTTCAATTTTATGTAAGCCGAGAAGGGTTGACGGGCGACTTTAAGCTCTATTTAAATATTGACAATAAACGATATGACACTCATTTATCCGTGGCACTCTAG
- a CDS encoding MBL fold metallo-hydrolase gives MNELMKPTAQNNVVYDKPPLKAGNKRIINTKGVFRDNSLLTLSSICLGLMLLNRIISRKKFELPKKPRPYTCSINGVTVSWLGHASILINFFGKVILIDPVLESRLGVTLPGNLNIGPKRYLAPALTVNELGPVDLLLMSHGHVDHFDYPTLRKLQSINTTAITAKNTCFLWDGLVYQDVREIWWGEALNIDGITIKAIQGRHRAARLPWLTDMTANSYLISYGGVNIFFAGDTGYTPIIREQLRGIPVDILIVGIANYLPTSLQKDHCSPEQAWQIAKEIGAARIIPMHWGTFKLSEEPMEEPLPRFLHAAGSERGRIIIPIIERE, from the coding sequence ATGAACGAACTCATGAAACCAACAGCACAGAACAACGTTGTTTATGATAAACCCCCACTCAAAGCAGGGAATAAGAGAATTATAAACACTAAAGGAGTGTTTCGAGACAATAGCCTGCTTACTCTAAGCTCAATCTGTTTAGGTTTAATGCTCTTAAATCGAATTATTTCAAGAAAAAAGTTTGAGTTGCCCAAAAAACCCCGGCCTTATACCTGCTCAATAAATGGTGTGACCGTATCTTGGCTTGGCCATGCTTCTATTTTAATTAACTTTTTTGGAAAAGTCATATTAATTGATCCGGTTTTAGAATCCAGGCTCGGAGTTACACTGCCCGGAAATTTAAATATCGGTCCTAAACGTTACTTAGCGCCTGCATTAACTGTCAATGAGCTAGGCCCTGTCGATTTACTGTTAATGTCCCATGGGCATGTAGACCATTTTGACTATCCAACCCTAAGGAAACTGCAATCTATAAATACAACTGCGATAACAGCCAAAAATACCTGTTTCTTATGGGACGGTTTAGTGTATCAAGATGTCAGAGAGATCTGGTGGGGGGAAGCCCTGAATATTGATGGAATCACAATAAAGGCTATTCAGGGAAGACACCGGGCTGCAAGATTACCCTGGCTTACAGATATGACGGCTAACAGTTATTTGATTTCCTATGGAGGAGTCAATATCTTTTTTGCCGGGGATACGGGGTATACACCTATTATTAGAGAGCAACTACGCGGCATACCCGTGGATATATTGATCGTTGGTATCGCTAATTACTTACCCACATCTTTGCAGAAAGACCACTGTTCCCCGGAACAGGCCTGGCAAATAGCCAAAGAAATCGGGGCTGCCCGGATTATCCCAATGCACTGGGGAACCTTTAAACTATCCGAAGAACCCATGGAGGAACCGCTGCCCAGGTTCCTCCATGCGGCTGGGTCCGAAAGGGGCAGAATAATAATTCCAATAATTGAGCGGGAATAG